Proteins from one Fragaria vesca subsp. vesca linkage group LG6, FraVesHawaii_1.0, whole genome shotgun sequence genomic window:
- the LOC101313438 gene encoding putative UDP-glucose flavonoid 3-O-glucosyltransferase 3-like — MERAELVFVPTPAVGHLVSAIEFAIRLLDQCHRFSVTILVMKSPFGVTGDQSLPAASHTHIKFIHLPNVDPPTELVSAKKYLTDYIENYKSHVRDTIFNRVLPNTSQVAGMVVDMFCTTMIDIANELKVPSFIFFTSGAAYLGLLLYHPKGVGKLFDESDCESIIPSYIHPVPTNALPAFAFNYGGYMSFVNHARRFMDALPAFAFNYGGYMSFVNHARRFMETKGIIVNTFVELESQAVHSLFDGNENYQSKLHPQVYKIGPLIDIKGRYQVQSNQAKVDKIMKWLDDQPPKSVVFLCFGSSGSFDESQLKEIAIGLEQSGQRFLWSVRQSPPTGTLAMPGEYTNYEDFLPPDFSKRTKGIGMLCGWAPQAEVLGHKAIGGFVSHCGWNSILESLWFGVPIVTWPIYAEQQINAFQMARDLGLGMELRVVYKKDGADFVTADEIKRALRRLMEGDGEIRKRVQEMSGICRKAVADGGSSSASFGSLIEVVLGSLKIT, encoded by the exons ATGGAGAGAGCAGAGCTGGTCTTCGTTCCCACTCCGGCAGTAGGCCATCTTGTATCCGCTATAGAGTTTGCTATACGTTTGTTGGATCAATGCCATCGATTCTCGGTAACAATTCTTGTAATGAAGTCACCATTTGGAGTCACTGGGGATCAGTCACTTCCAGCAGCCTCCCACACCCACATAAAATTCATCCATCTTCCCAACGTTGATCCCCCAACTGAGCTAGTGTCTGCTAAAAAGTACCTCACCGATTACATCGAGAACTATAAGAGCCATGTCAGGGACACCATTTTCAACCGGGTGTTGCCAAACACGTCTCAAGTTGCTGGAATGGTTGTTGACATGTTCTGCACCACTATGATTGACATAGCCAATGAGCTCAAGGTTCCATCTTTTATTTTCTTCACTTCCGGTGCAGCTTATCTCGGTTTGTTGCTGTACCACCCCAAAGGAGTTGGCAAGTTGTTCGATGAATCAGATTGCGAATCAATCATACCGAGTTATATCCACCCAGTTCCCACAAATGCATTGCCTGCATTTGCATTCAACTATGGTGGATACATGTCATTTGTAAACCATGCTAGGAGGTTCATGGATGCATTGCCTGCATTTGCATTCAACTATGGTGGATACATGTCATTTGTAAACCATGCTAGGAGGTTCATGGAGACCAAGGGTATCATTGTCAACACGTTTGTTGAGCTCGAATCTCAAGCTGTTCACTCGCTCTTTGATGGTAATGAAAATTATCAAAGTAAATTGCATCCCCAGGTTTATAAAATCGGGCCCTTAATTGACATCAAAGGTAGGTATCAAGTTCAGTCTAACCAGGCCAAAGTTGACAAGATCATGAAATGGCTTGATGATCAGCCCCCAAAATCAGTGGTGTTCCTCTGCTTTGGAAGCTCTGGGAGCTTTGATGAGAGCCAACTGAAAGAGATAGCAATTGGTCTAGAGCAGAGTGGCCAGAGGTTCTTGTGGTCAGTGCGTCAAAGCCCACCTACAGGAACCCTGGCAATGCCAG GTGAATACACAAATTATGAAGATTTTTTGCCTCCAGATTTTTCCAAGAGGACTAAAGGGATAGGAATGTTGTGTGGATGGGCACCTCAAGCAGAGGTTTTAGGTCATAAAGCAATCGGAGGATTTGTGTCGCATTGTGGGTGGAATTCTATATTGGAGAGCCTATGGTTTGGTGTACCTATTGTGACTTGGCCAATATATGCAGAACAACAGATCAATGCGTTTCAAATGGCGAGGGATTTGGGATTGGGGATGGAGTTGAGAGTTGTATACAAAAAGGATGGTGCTGACTTTGTAACCGCAGATGAAATTAAAAGAGCTCTGAGACGTTTGATGGAGGGTGATGGTGAAATTAGGAAGAGGGTTCAGGAAATGAGTGGAATATGCAGGAAGGCTGTTGCTGATGGTGGGTCTTCTTCTGCTTCTTTTGGAAGCTTAATTGAGGTCGTGTTAGGGAGCCTAAAAATCACTTGA
- the LOC101313726 gene encoding uncharacterized protein LOC101313726 — MESLILILYILISTTTSSTLCDARSLSQTQKAEQHRSTTQTVKKLKLTNHIDIPVVQASSPFSSPPSDSPAPNPLPSPALPLPYCVNPQPPNPALSPTYPPQNGPSPHQPCIILSPPQIPPTPPISPLTPPSPKAQSPPPTGPKNTPPHKNPQFAVWCVAKPTVPDPIVQAAMDYACGSGADCKSIQPNGSCYQPATLLSHASYAFNSYWQTRKVAGGTCDFGGTAMLVTVDPSFDGCQFFYNG; from the exons ATGGAGTCCCTAATACTAATCCTTTACATCCTCATTTCCACCACAACTTCAAGCACTCTATGTG ATGCAAGAAGTTTATCCCAAACCCAGAAAGCAGAACAACACAGAAGTACAACTCAGACAGTGAAGAAACTGAAACTAACAAACCACATAGACATACCAGTAGTACAAGCCAGCTCTCCATTTTCCTCTCCACCTTCAGATTCACCAGCACCAAACCCATTGCCTTCTCCAGCTCTCCCTCTTCCCTATTGTGTAAATCCACAACCACCTAATCCTGCTTTATCTCCCACATACCCACCTCAAAATGGGCCCAGCCCACACCAACCTTGCATCATCCTAAGCCCACCTCAAATCCCTCCAACCCCACCTATAAGCCCACTAACCCCTCCCTCCCCCAAAGCCCAGTCTCCCCCACCAACTGGACCAAAAAACACTCCACCACACAAAAACCCCCAGTTTGCAGTGTGGTGTGTAGCCAAGCCGACCGTGCCCGACCCGATAGTCCAGGCGGCCATGGATTACGCGTGCGGGTCGGGTGCGGACTGCAAGTCGATCCAGCCCAATGGATCGTGCTACCAACCCGCCACGTTGCTATCCCATGCATCGTATGCGTTCAACAGCTACTGGCAGACCAGGAAGGTGGCCGGAGGGACTTGTGATTTTGGAGGGACAGCCATGCTGGTCACTGTGGATCCAA GTTTTGATGGATGCCAGTTCTTCTACAATGGATGA
- the LOC101314010 gene encoding uncharacterized protein LOC101314010, whose translation MGTNYVLALLLVLILNLGSFLTSLANAPYCAPPTYPPKFPPKHPPHVKPPIHPKPPVHPPHVKPPVKPPHVKPPYTPKPPVKPPHVKPPYTPKPPVKPPHVKPPYIPKPPVKPPHVKPPYIPKPPVKPPHVKPPYIPKPPIVHPPFIPKPPIVHPPFIPKPPIVHPPFIPKPPIVYPPVMPKPPVYPPPVYPSPPPTPVVTPSPPPPPTETPCPPPPPKVVPYPPPPPKDTCPIDALKLGACVDVLGGLIHVGIGGNAKDACCPVLQGLLDLDAAICLCTTIRLKLLNINIIIPLALQVLIDCGKTPPDGFKCPS comes from the coding sequence ATGGGGACGAACTATGTTCTCGCTCTGCTCTTGGTTCTGATTCTCAACTTGGGAAGTTTCCTCACTTCTCTAGCAAACGCTCCCTACTGTGCACCACCGACGTACCCTCCAAAGTTCCCTCCCAAACACCCTCCTCATGTTAAACCACCCATTCACCCTAAACCACCCGTACACCCACCGCATGTGAAACCACCAGTAAAACCACCGCATGTGAAGCCTCCCTACACTCCCAAACCACCAGTGAAACCACCGCATGTGAAGCCTCCTTACACTCCCAAACCACCCGTAAAGCCACCGCATGTGAAACCTCCCTACATTCCCAAACCACCGGTAAAACCGCCGCATGTGAAGCCTCCTTACATTCCCAAACCACCGGTGAAACCGCCGCACGTGAAGCCTCCTTACATTCCCAAACCACCGATTGTCCACCCACCCTTCATCCCAAAACCACCAATCGTGCACCCACCCTTCATCCCAAAACCACCAATCGTGCATCCACCTTTCATCCCTAAACCACCAATTGTCTACCCACCAGTTATGCCCAAGCCCCCCGTGTACCCTCCACCGGTGTACCCAAGTCCACCCCCAACACCTGTCGTGACCCCTAGCCCGCCTCCGCCACCAACAGAGACACCCTGCCCTCCTCCACCACCTAAAGTAGTGCCATACCCACCGCCACCGCCAAAGGACACGTGTCCGATCGACGCTCTCAAGCTAGGAGCTTGTGTAGACGTTCTCGGTGGGCTGATTCACGTTGGGATTGGGGGCAATGCTAAAGACGCTTGCTGTCCTGTGCTTCAAGGACTGCTGGACTTGGACGCCGCCATTTGCCTCTGCACCACCATCAGGCTCAAGCTCCTTAACATCAACATCATCATACCCCTTGCTCTTCAGGTCCTCATCGACTGTGGGAAGACTCCACCCGATGGATTCAAGTGTCCTTCATAA
- the LOC101302291 gene encoding ABC transporter G family member 11-like, whose product MASVTFHSNVQLITYIHENEYGYHPSNRSGVEEVETVAREDAVVIEDSIRNRNHIKIPVIENDEGIFLTWEDLWVRVASNLNEREKHSSDERNCRSILRGVTGCAKPGQLLAIMGPSGCGKSTLLDALAGRLSSNTRQTGDILINGHKQALAYGTSAYVTQDDTLMTTLTVKEAVYYSAQLQLPDSMTMLKKIERAQVTIREMGLQNVMNTRIGGWGAKGLSGGEKRRVSICIELLTQPKLLFLDEPTSGLDSAASYYVMSRIANLGHKSSQRTIVASIHQPSYEVFQLFDNLCLLSCGETVYFGPASAANEFFAACGCPCPPLLYPSDHFLKTINKDFELNIKQGLAGRTPTEEAIHTLIKSYKTSDNYRQLQIQISEIYKKDCEASEKRSHAGFLTQCFVLTRRSFVNMYRDRGYYWLRLFIYIALAAGLGTIYYDLGYTFASIQARGSLLAFVVSFLTFMAIGGFPSFVEDMKVFERERLNGHYGVIAFVFANTFSSMPLLMLISLIPGATIYYLARLHSGFEHFFYFASALFACMMLVESLMMIVASIVPNFLMGIIVGSGLQGIMLLCGGYFRLPNDLPNLVWKYPLYHIAFHKYAFQGMFKNEFEGTTFPNAQLGIGNNSKKLSGERILRDILQVEMGYSKWVDLGVLLGMIVLYRALFLVIIKINEKGKTITFALLSVAPKRSMQVLVNPSSIPLHGESE is encoded by the exons ATGGCTTCAGTTACATTTCATTCTAATGTTCAGCTTATTACTTATATTCATGAAAATGAATATGGTTATCATCCCAGTAATCGCTCTGGAGTCGAGGAGGTTGAAACGGTTGCTAGAGAAGATGCGGTAGTGATAGAAGATTCCATTCGAAACCGAAACCATATAAAGATTCCGGTGATCGAAAATGATGAGGGTATCTTCTTGACATGGGAAGATCTGTGGGTGAGAGTAGCTTCAAACTTAAATGAGAGAGAAAAGCATAGCAGTGATGAAAGAAACTGCAGATCAATCCTCCGAGGGGTAACTGGTTGTGCCAAACCAGGGCAGCTCTTGGCTATAATGGGTCCTTCTGGTTGTGGCAAATCTACTCTTCTTGATGCTTTAGCAG GTAGATTGAGTTCAAACACAAGGCAGACAGGGGATATCCTAATAAATGGACATAAACAAGCACTAGCTTATGGAACTTCG GCATATGTGACACAAGATGACACTCTGATGACCACATTAACGGTGAAAGAAGCTGTATACTATTCTGCTCAACTGCAGTTACCAGATTCAATGACTATGTTGAAGAAGATAGAGAGAGCACAAGTGACTATAAGAGAGATGGGTCTGCAAAATGTCATGAACACAAGGATCGGAGGTTGGGGAGCCAAGGGCCTCAGTGGTGGAGAGAAAAGAAGAGTCAGCATCTGCATTGAGCTTCTTACACAACCAAAACTTCTCTTTTTGGATGAACCAACAAGCGGACTTGACAGCGCTGCGTCTTATTATGTCATGAGCAGAATTGCAAATCTTGGTCATAAATCGTCTCAGAGGACCATAGTTGCTTCCATCCATCAGCCTAGCTACGAAGTCTTTCAACTGTTTGACAATCTTTGTCTCCTGTCTTGTGGTGAAACTGTATATTTTGGTCCAGCTTCTGCAGCAAATGAA TTTTTTGCTGCATGTGGTTGTCCATGTCCACCTCTCCTATATCCATCAGATCACTTTCTCAAGACCATAAACAAAGATTTTGAGCTG AACATCAAGCAGGGTTTAGCGGGAAGGACACCCACAGAGGAAGCTATTCATACGCTGATCAAGTCTTATAAAACATCTGATAATTATCGCCAACTTCAAATACAGATATCTGAAATATACAAAAAG GATTGTGAAGCATCAGAAAAGAGAAGTCATGCTGGCTTTCTCACACAATGTTTCGTGCTTACAAGAAGATCCTTTGTGAATATGTACCGTGATCGAGGCTACTACTGGTTGCGCCTTTTCATCTACATAGCCTTAGCTGCCGGCCTAGGCACTATCTATTATGATCTTGGATATACTTTTGCATCAATTCAG GCACGAGGCTCTCTACTAGCATTTGTGGTTTCATTTCTAACCTTCATGGCCATTGGTGGGTTTCCTTCCTTCGTGGAAGACATGAAG GTATTTGAACGTGAAAGGCTGAACGGCCACTATGGTGTTATTGCATTTGTCTTCGCCAACACATTTTCTTCGATGCCTTTGTTGATGTTGATTTCACTGATTCCTGGGGCAACAATCTACTACCTTGCTCGACTGCACAGTGGATTTGAACACTTCTTCTACTTTGCTTCTGCGCTATTTGCTTGCATGATGCTTGTTGAGAGCCTTATGATGATAGTTGCGAGCATCGTGCCGAATTTCCTAATGGGCATAATAGTTGGTTCTGGATTGCAAGGGATTATGTTGTTATGCGGCGGCTACTTCCGGCTACCAAATGATCTTCCAAATCTTGTGTGGAAATACCCGTTGTACCATATTGCCTTCCACAAGTACGCATTCCAGGGAATGTTTAAGAATGAATTTGAAGGAACAACGTTTCCGAATGCTCAACTTGGAATCGGTAATAACTCTAAGAAGCTTAGTGGCGAACGCATTCTGAGAGATATACTGCAGGTGGAAATGGGTTACTCTAAATGGGTTGATCTTGGTGTCTTGCTAGGAATGATAGTTCTGTATCGAGCTTTATTCTTGGTTATTATCAAGATCAATGAGAAAGGGAAAACCATTACCTTTGCACTTCTCTCTGTCGCTCCCAAGCGAAGCATGCAAGTATTGGTGAATCCCTCCTCTATTCCATTGCATGGGGAGAGCGAATAG
- the LOC101302581 gene encoding LRR receptor-like serine/threonine-protein kinase GSO2-like, whose amino-acid sequence MENPHALLLLLSLLLLSLTLPSLQLKLDPLDLRALASIKNSLTDVPSRRSHPGFFSTWDFASSDPCSTFSGVTCSSNGRVTTLTLGTGLADSPGLAGSLSPDVSDLTELTQLILYPGIVTGAIPTQLGRLVNLRVISLTNNRLTGQIPVTLSLLTNLHTLDLSFNRLTGSIPPPLLRLPMLKVLILSSNSISGDIPAVVSSQLLHLDFSNNKLTGQLPKQLPSSLRYVSLAGNDLVGPISGMDGTQLPDLVHLDLSMNHFSGALPASLFRTSLPSLFLQRNNLSGWVPSVEEDQRPSYGEGSVVDLSHNALTGELSPVLAGVESLYLNNNRLIGTVPREYVKSVYVGTTRTLYLQHNYLSGFPVEPGSALPDTVSLCLSYNCMVPPVGLAACPSSAGTELSRPASQCSVFNYG is encoded by the coding sequence ATGGAAAACCCACATGCACTGCTTCTACTCCTTTCTCTACTTCTCCTCAGTCTCACTCTTCCCTCTCTGCAACTTAAGCTCGACCCCCTCGATCTCCGCGCCCTTGCTTCCATCAAGAACTCCCTCACCGACGTCCCTTCCCGTCGTTCACACCCCGGCTTCTTCTCCACGTGGGACTTCGCATCCTCAGATCCCTGCTCCACATTCTCCGGCGTTACATGCTCCTCCAACGGCCGTGTCACCACTCTCACTCTCGGCACCGGCCTCGCCGACTCCCCCGGCCTCGCCGGCTCTCTCTCTCCAGATGTTTCCGACCTCACAGAGTTGACTCAGCTCATTCTCTACCCCGGAATCGTCACCGGTGCAATCCCAACCCAGCTCGGCCGCCTCGTCAACCTCCGTGTTATCTCCTTAACCAACAACCGCCTCACCGGTCAGATACCCGTTACGCTCTCTCTCCTCACCAACCTCCACACTCTCGACCTCAGCTTCAACCGCCTCACCGGCTCCATCCCTCCGCCGCTTCTCCGCCTCCCAATGCTTAAAGTCCTCATTCTCTCCTCTAATTCCATCTCCGGCGACATACCCGCCGTCGTGTCGTCCCAGCTCCTCCACCTCGACTTCAGCAACAACAAACTCACCGGCCAGCTTCCCAAACAGCTCCCCTCTTCCCTCCGCTACGTCTCCCTCGCCGGCAACGACTTGGTGGGACCCATCTCCGGCATGGATGGGACCCAGCTCCCGGACTTGGTGCACCTCGACCTCAGCATGAACCACTTCAGCGGGGCCCTCCCAGCGTCGCTGTTCCGTACTTCTCTCCCTTCTCTGTTTCTGCAAAGGAACAATCTCTCCGGGTGGGTCCCTTCGGTGGAGGAGGATCAGCGGCCATCGTACGGCGAGGGCTCGGTGGTGGACTTGAGCCACAACGCGCTGACGGGTGAGCTGTCGCCGGTGTTGGCTGGCGTGGAGAGTTTGTATCTGAATAACAACCGTCTGATAGGGACGGTTCCGAGGGAGTACGTTAAGAGCGTGTACGTGGGCACCACCAGAACATTGTACTTGCAGCACAATTACCTATCAGGGTTTCCCGTGGAGCCCGGGTCCGCATTGCCCGATACGGTGTCATTGTGCTTGAGTTACAACTGCATGGTGCCGCCGGTCGGACTCGCGGCGTGCCCGTCTAGCGCGGGAACGGAGTTGTCGCGGCCGGCTTCGCAGTGTTCAGTGTTTAACTACGGATAA